In one Populus nigra chromosome 12, ddPopNigr1.1, whole genome shotgun sequence genomic region, the following are encoded:
- the LOC133669775 gene encoding uncharacterized protein LOC133669775 → MSVTAGVSDTALAVRDKLRGKIGQTKVKRYWPGKAPEWADDADEDGDIRMARAAALDKAFPIRDDSYDVAASKDDPRLRRLAESRIDNRDEVRADHRRIRQAEIISTEEEEMRRQEWADMEEEDEDALEERRRRIKEKLRHREQEEAVLLPIEEEEEVEEEEEEESEYETDSEEEMTGMVMVKPVFVPKSERDTIAERERLEAEEQALEEKVRRKLEQRKVETKQILVEEIQKEELIQKNLETEANIADVDTDDEINEAEEYEAWKVREIARIKRDREAREAMLKEREEIERVRNMTEEERREWERKNPKPAPPSKQKWRFMQKYYHKGAFFQDQPDDRAATAGTDDIFRRDFSSPTGEDKMDKSILPKVMQVKHFGRSGRTKWTHLVNEDTTDWNNPWTFNDPLRAKYNAKMAGMNAAIDKPKGSKKLKDWESR, encoded by the exons ATGTCGGTTACAGCGGGTGTTAGTGATACAGCTTTAGCTGTTAGAGATAAACTTAGAGGTAAAATTGGACAGACCAAGGTTAAAAGGTACTGGCCTGGCAAAGCCCCTGAGTGGGCTGACGATGCTGATGAAGATGGAGATATTAGGATGGCGAGGGCTGCTGCCTTGGATAAAGCTTTTCCTATTCGTGATGATTCCTATGATGTTGCTGCGTCGAAAGATGATCCCAGGCTGCGTCGTTTGGCTGAGAGCAGGATTGATAATCGTGATGAAGTGAGGGCGGATCATAGGAGGATTCGCCAGGCTGAGATTATTTCGACGGAAGAGGAGGAGATGCGGAGACAGGAATGGGCTGATATGGAGGAAGAGGATGAGGATGCATTGGAGGAAAGGAGGAGAAGGATTAAGGAGAAGTTGCGCCATAGGGAGCAAGAGGAGGCTGTGCTTCTTCccatagaggaggaggaggaagtggaggaagaggaagaagaggagtcTGAGTACGAGACTGATTCTGAAGAGGAAATGACAGGAATGGTTATGGTGAAGCCTGTTTTTGTGCCCAAGTCGGAAAGAGATACTATAGCTGAGCGTGAGCGGCTTGAGGCTGAAGAACAAGCTCTCGAGGAAAAGGTGAGGAGGAAATTGGAGCAGAGGAAGGTGGAGACGAAGCAAATATTGGTTGAGGAGATACAGAAAGAGGAGTTGATTCAGAAGAATCTGGAGACGGAGGCAAATATTGCTGATGTGGATActgatgatgaaattaatgaGGCGGAGGAGTACGAGGCTTGGAAGGTCAGAGAAATTGCAAGGATTAAAAGGGATAGAGAGGCCCGTGAGGCAATGttgaaggagagagaagagaTTGAGAGGGTGAGGAATATGACCGAGGAAGAGAGGAGAGAGTGGGAGAGGAAGAATCCAAAACCTGCTCCACCATCGAAGCAGAAGTGGAGGTTTATGCAGAAATATTACCACAAGGGTGCTTTCTTCCAGGATCAGCCTGATGACCGAGCAGCAACTGCCGGAACAGATGACATTTTCAGACGTGATTTCTCATCTCCGACTGGAGAAGATAAGATGGATAAATCCATATTGCCCAAGGTTATGCAAGTCAAACACTTTGGTCGCAGTGGACGAACGAAATGGACCCATCTTGTCAATGAAGATACGACTGATTGGAACAATCC GTGGACATTCAATGATCCTCTGCGGGCAAAGTACAATGCAAAAATGGCTGGAATGAA